From Phaeocystidibacter marisrubri, the proteins below share one genomic window:
- a CDS encoding 1,4-dihydroxy-2-naphthoyl-CoA synthase has translation MSSANWTTVREFEDITYKKCGGVARIAFNRPEVRNAFRPKTTSELYEAFLDAREDVNIGVVLLSAEGPSPKDGVYSFCSGGDQKARGHQGYVGEDGMHRLNILEVQRLIRFMPKVVIAVVPGWAVGGGHSLHVVCDLTLASKEHAIFKQTDADVTSFDGGYGSAYLAKMVGQKKAREIFFLGRDYSADDAVAMGMANASIPHDELEDTAFQWAQEILEKSPTSIKMLKFAFNLTDDGMVGQQVFAGEATRLAYMTEEAKEGRNAFLEKRKPDFKDIKWIP, from the coding sequence ATGAGCAGTGCAAACTGGACTACCGTAAGGGAGTTTGAAGATATCACCTATAAAAAATGTGGCGGTGTTGCCCGTATCGCATTTAACCGTCCTGAAGTTCGAAATGCATTTCGACCAAAGACAACAAGCGAACTTTATGAAGCTTTTTTGGACGCGAGAGAAGACGTCAATATTGGTGTAGTTCTCCTGAGTGCAGAAGGTCCGAGTCCAAAAGACGGCGTGTATTCTTTCTGTTCTGGCGGTGACCAAAAGGCACGTGGACATCAAGGTTATGTGGGAGAAGATGGAATGCATCGATTGAACATTCTTGAAGTACAGCGCTTGATTCGCTTTATGCCAAAAGTGGTAATTGCAGTTGTTCCCGGTTGGGCGGTAGGTGGTGGTCACTCACTGCACGTAGTATGTGACTTGACGCTTGCGAGTAAAGAACACGCTATTTTCAAGCAAACGGATGCGGATGTGACCAGCTTTGACGGTGGTTATGGCTCTGCGTATTTGGCGAAAATGGTGGGACAAAAGAAAGCCCGTGAAATCTTTTTTCTAGGAAGAGATTACAGTGCAGACGATGCTGTCGCAATGGGCATGGCAAACGCTTCCATTCCTCACGACGAATTAGAGGATACTGCTTTCCAATGGGCTCAAGAGATCTTGGAAAAATCACCAACCTCGATAAAAATGCTCAAGTTTGCCTTCAACCTAACCGATGACGGCATGGTTGGTCAACAGGTATTTGCCGGTGAAGCCACACGCCTTGCCTATATGACGGAAGAAGCGAAAGAAGGTAGAAATGCTTTCCTAGAAAAGAGAAAACCAGATTTCAAAGATATCAAGTGGATTCCGTGA
- a CDS encoding DUF1801 domain-containing protein encodes MQYKVNTPEEYIESIPEERRAPIEKLRAVINENLPSGFEECISYGMIGWVVPHSIYPAGYHCDPKLPLPFLSIASQKNFIGFYHMGIYADHQLTQWFQEEYAKVVPTKLDMGKSCIRLKKPEHIPYDLIGELCTLITPEKWIEVYEGNLKR; translated from the coding sequence ATGCAGTACAAGGTTAACACTCCTGAGGAATACATAGAAAGCATTCCAGAAGAGCGAAGAGCGCCCATCGAAAAGCTCAGGGCAGTAATCAATGAGAACTTACCTTCGGGATTTGAAGAGTGTATTTCCTATGGTATGATCGGTTGGGTAGTTCCGCATTCTATTTATCCTGCCGGATATCATTGTGACCCAAAATTGCCCCTTCCCTTCTTGAGTATCGCCTCACAGAAGAATTTTATCGGGTTTTATCACATGGGAATTTACGCCGACCATCAACTTACACAATGGTTTCAGGAGGAATACGCCAAGGTAGTACCCACTAAACTCGACATGGGCAAGAGTTGTATTCGGCTAAAGAAACCAGAGCATATCCCCTATGATTTAATAGGGGAATTGTGTACCCTGATTACCCCTGAGAAATGGATTGAAGTATACGAAGGGAACTTAAAGCGATAA
- a CDS encoding RluA family pseudouridine synthase produces the protein MSNPIITASDILYQDKHIIAVKKPAGLMVEPDKHGHPNAVEQVLALLPRPPKKMKGGLGVFYRLDRPVSGILIFALKNSALKDLNKQVESRTIKKIYRAEVEGIIESDSGVWNWSLDRSDDGKRAIVSELGKKSETRWRVIERSFNSTILEIQIITGRFHQIRAHAAKAGYPIVGDEIYGSNVCKTHGIRLHAYSYSFDHPADHKRMILIADNFNF, from the coding sequence ATGAGTAATCCCATTATTACTGCAAGCGACATTTTGTATCAAGACAAGCACATTATTGCGGTTAAGAAACCCGCAGGATTGATGGTGGAGCCCGATAAACACGGTCACCCTAACGCGGTGGAGCAAGTTCTGGCCCTTCTCCCCCGCCCCCCAAAAAAGATGAAAGGTGGACTAGGCGTATTCTACAGATTAGATCGTCCCGTTTCAGGTATCTTGATCTTCGCCCTTAAAAATTCAGCCCTCAAGGACTTGAATAAGCAGGTTGAATCTCGAACTATCAAGAAAATATACCGCGCCGAAGTGGAAGGAATAATCGAAAGTGATTCTGGAGTTTGGAATTGGAGTTTGGATCGCAGTGATGATGGAAAGCGAGCCATCGTGAGTGAATTGGGTAAAAAATCTGAAACACGATGGCGGGTCATCGAACGAAGTTTCAATTCAACCATTTTGGAGATTCAGATTATCACCGGTAGATTTCATCAGATTCGAGCGCATGCTGCCAAGGCGGGATATCCCATAGTTGGTGATGAGATTTACGGCTCTAACGTTTGCAAGACGCACGGAATCCGCCTTCATGCCTACTCTTATTCATTTGATCATCCAGCGGATCACAAACGCATGATATTGATTGCGGATAACTTCAATTTCTAA
- a CDS encoding helix-turn-helix transcriptional regulator: MNLQEALPRFGVLIQILHKGEFPSLIQINRKMVDEGFSVSTRTIQGDIAHLRETFGVDILYHKGKDGYFISEEGQEATDKFLDFLGVSRVSEIVGQALREQKEMSPFVSFEHEGLWAGTRWLPTLVQAVKEHKWIGFDYRKFETDQVKHYSLQPLLLKQYQGRWYLIGKQQNGEDRTFGIDRIEELKIRDQKFDPPAEDPRDRFTHVVGLDHSRGKVETVRFTCDPVQSQYLKTLPLHKSQRIIRDGSLETVFEVKVIPNYEFIQRILMMGARVKVTQPSSLATEIYSHLKEAANRYE; the protein is encoded by the coding sequence ATGAACTTGCAAGAAGCACTACCAAGATTTGGCGTCTTGATTCAAATACTCCATAAAGGGGAATTTCCATCACTCATTCAGATAAATCGAAAGATGGTGGATGAAGGGTTTTCTGTGAGCACACGGACGATTCAAGGGGACATTGCCCACCTTCGAGAAACTTTTGGAGTGGACATCCTCTACCACAAGGGAAAAGACGGCTATTTCATTTCCGAAGAAGGTCAGGAAGCGACGGATAAGTTCCTTGATTTCCTTGGTGTTTCGCGTGTTTCCGAAATTGTGGGTCAAGCCCTACGCGAGCAGAAGGAAATGTCACCGTTTGTGAGCTTTGAACACGAGGGGCTTTGGGCAGGTACACGCTGGTTACCCACATTGGTTCAGGCGGTAAAAGAGCATAAGTGGATTGGGTTTGATTACCGGAAGTTCGAAACAGATCAAGTAAAACACTATTCCCTCCAACCCCTACTTTTAAAGCAGTATCAGGGAAGGTGGTACCTCATCGGAAAGCAGCAAAATGGAGAAGACCGCACCTTTGGCATCGACCGGATTGAGGAGTTAAAAATTCGCGATCAAAAGTTTGATCCACCAGCTGAAGATCCTCGCGATCGCTTTACCCATGTTGTTGGATTGGACCACAGTAGAGGAAAGGTAGAAACCGTTCGCTTTACCTGTGACCCTGTTCAATCGCAATACTTAAAGACGTTGCCGCTACACAAGAGTCAGCGAATTATCCGCGATGGAAGTCTAGAGACCGTTTTTGAAGTCAAAGTGATTCCCAATTACGAATTTATTCAACGTATCTTGATGATGGGAGCTCGCGTTAAAGTGACTCAACCTTCATCTCTAGCTACCGAAATCTACAGCCACCTCAAGGAAGCCGCCAATCGTTATGAGTAA
- a CDS encoding ion transporter: MTTKQRLERIIFESDTPAGKAFDVILIWAIVFSILIVLFDSVDTLHAKYGELFFILEWVFTILFSIEYLLRVFISIRPRKYTLSFLGIIDLISIIPTYLSLVIAGSQYLVVIRGLRILRVFRVLKLYHYSRDGIVMMRALINSSRKISVFILSILVIVTIMGSLMYVIEGAESGFKDIPNSIYWAIVTLSTVGYGDISPVTPLGKMLASVIMLLGYGIIAVPTGIVTSEFVSARKEETESRACTNCGASVHQVDAEHCYKCGVKLNQPKSQ; this comes from the coding sequence ATGACAACAAAGCAAAGGCTAGAGCGAATCATATTTGAGTCGGATACACCAGCGGGAAAAGCGTTTGATGTTATTTTGATTTGGGCCATTGTATTTTCTATACTCATTGTCCTTTTTGATAGTGTAGATACACTCCATGCCAAGTATGGAGAGCTGTTCTTCATTTTGGAATGGGTCTTCACGATTCTCTTCTCAATCGAGTATTTGCTGCGTGTTTTTATTTCCATTCGCCCAAGGAAGTACACCTTGTCATTCTTGGGGATTATCGATTTGATTTCCATTATCCCTACGTATTTGAGCCTAGTAATTGCTGGATCTCAATACTTAGTGGTAATACGAGGATTGAGGATTCTCAGAGTTTTCAGAGTCCTCAAATTGTATCACTATTCTAGAGATGGAATTGTGATGATGAGGGCATTGATCAATAGCTCACGAAAGATCAGTGTATTTATTCTCTCCATATTGGTCATCGTAACCATTATGGGATCGCTGATGTACGTGATTGAAGGGGCCGAAAGTGGTTTTAAGGATATTCCTAACTCCATTTATTGGGCCATCGTTACCTTGTCTACAGTTGGCTATGGTGATATTTCTCCCGTCACTCCGTTGGGGAAAATGCTGGCTTCTGTCATCATGCTTCTGGGTTACGGTATTATTGCTGTACCAACCGGAATTGTAACTTCAGAATTTGTTTCAGCCCGCAAGGAAGAGACAGAAAGTAGAGCTTGTACGAATTGTGGAGCAAGTGTCCATCAAGTGGATGCCGAACACTGTTACAAGTGCGGTGTAAAATTGAATCAACCAAAATCTCAATAA
- a CDS encoding heavy metal-binding domain-containing protein — protein sequence MIVTTTHSIEGKKITDYKGVVAGETIIGANLFRDIFASIRDVVGGRSSAYEEVLMEARTTAMRELEERARAMGANAVVGIDLDYEVIGSGGSMLMVSASGTAVVVE from the coding sequence ATGATTGTAACTACAACCCATTCCATCGAAGGAAAGAAGATTACCGACTACAAAGGCGTAGTGGCTGGCGAGACCATTATTGGTGCCAATTTGTTCCGCGACATCTTTGCATCCATTCGCGATGTAGTTGGTGGACGTTCCAGCGCTTATGAAGAAGTGCTAATGGAAGCGAGAACGACGGCTATGCGTGAGTTAGAAGAAAGAGCACGTGCCATGGGAGCTAATGCCGTAGTTGGTATTGACCTCGACTATGAGGTGATTGGCTCTGGAGGCAGTATGCTAATGGTGAGCGCGAGTGGAACCGCTGTTGTGGTGGAATAA
- a CDS encoding tRNA-binding protein, translating to MTTIESFLESDIRVGTVLSADELPNARVPAWVMTIDFGSEIGIKKSSARITKLYDVSDLVGRQVLAVVNFPPRQIGKITSECLVLGLPKDDNPDTEVVLIQPEREVKNGTRLL from the coding sequence ATGACAACCATAGAATCTTTCCTAGAATCCGACATCCGCGTAGGCACTGTTCTATCTGCTGATGAATTGCCAAATGCCCGTGTTCCTGCTTGGGTTATGACCATCGATTTTGGAAGTGAGATAGGAATAAAAAAAAGCTCCGCGAGAATCACGAAGCTTTATGATGTAAGCGACTTAGTAGGTCGGCAAGTATTGGCAGTTGTGAATTTTCCACCCCGACAAATCGGTAAAATCACTTCTGAATGTTTGGTACTCGGACTTCCAAAGGATGATAACCCCGATACTGAAGTGGTTCTTATTCAACCGGAACGAGAAGTGAAAAATGGAACACGATTGCTTTAG
- a CDS encoding nuclear transport factor 2 family protein translates to MKTHIPSHCGNSPKGELIKNLTLLFAKYDVDAAVEFLDENILWTLVGHQPIQGKKAFKEELIKMADNTVMELSIFNLVTHGKAASVNGEMKMKDGKVFGFADFYEFTSASGKMIKSITSYVIEKEGLRR, encoded by the coding sequence ATGAAAACTCACATTCCTTCTCACTGTGGAAATTCTCCGAAAGGCGAACTCATAAAGAACTTAACGCTACTCTTCGCTAAGTACGATGTAGATGCAGCCGTGGAATTCTTGGATGAGAACATTCTTTGGACCTTGGTTGGCCATCAGCCGATACAGGGAAAAAAGGCCTTTAAAGAAGAGCTCATAAAAATGGCAGATAACACTGTTATGGAGCTCTCAATTTTTAACTTAGTAACGCACGGAAAAGCTGCTTCTGTAAATGGAGAAATGAAGATGAAGGATGGAAAGGTCTTTGGCTTCGCCGATTTCTACGAGTTTACAAGTGCAAGTGGCAAAATGATAAAATCTATCACTTCGTATGTGATTGAGAAAGAAGGGCTGCGCAGGTAG
- a CDS encoding YkgJ family cysteine cluster protein: MSHELLPQLKQAAAAKKKAHQKLVRKLAKEDGKKLDREIHQLHEEVFACTDCLQCANCCKTTGPLFTRKDIDRISKHLKMKAADFEEKYLRVDEDGDHVLQSVPCTFLGEDNYCSIYDVRPKACREYPHTDRDKQQQILHLTRKNASICPAVFTILERVLER; encoded by the coding sequence ATGTCGCACGAACTCCTTCCCCAACTCAAACAAGCTGCTGCTGCCAAGAAAAAGGCGCATCAAAAACTCGTGCGAAAATTAGCGAAGGAAGATGGAAAAAAGCTCGATCGCGAAATACATCAATTGCACGAAGAAGTATTTGCCTGCACGGATTGTCTGCAATGTGCGAATTGTTGTAAAACAACAGGCCCTCTCTTTACCCGAAAAGACATTGATCGAATCAGCAAACATCTAAAAATGAAAGCTGCCGACTTCGAAGAAAAATACCTCAGAGTAGACGAAGACGGCGATCATGTCCTTCAATCCGTTCCATGTACCTTCTTAGGAGAAGACAACTATTGTAGCATTTACGATGTTCGTCCTAAAGCTTGCCGCGAATATCCACACACCGACAGGGATAAACAGCAACAGATCCTGCACCTTACGCGTAAAAATGCCAGTATTTGTCCGGCTGTATTTACGATTTTGGAGAGGGTACTGGAAAGGTGA
- a CDS encoding TlpA family protein disulfide reductase, protein MKNTIFLLSLACLTACNSSEKTESAMEDTAPHEHSESFIGYLHLNDSTRVPFNFDWDESSFVIHNGEETIEATDIKRSNDSFYIKMPVFQAGIEAEFLNDEWKGEWVKYDTETPYRVPFTAMMNEARFATGNPSENSKLQSTYRVEFRTGTDNPKDAIGEFQQDDEGILYGTFRTTTGDYRYLQGAVNGNTFNLSKFDGTLAYLFTGTIDGDTLRGMHYSGLTYAQPWKAWIEPGFELPDPTQLTHLKEGYTSVSFEAIHAKTDETFSYNSTQNTGPVIIQIMGSWCPNCIDETQYFKTLHSRFADRGLTILGLSFERSADYKVAKGTIAKMVADLNIPYDVYFAGRATGESIAEVLPAIDNFMSYPTSIILDANGNVVSIHTGFAGPGTSKYDGYVEETDALIESLLIN, encoded by the coding sequence ATGAAAAATACGATCTTCCTCCTGTCACTAGCCTGTTTAACGGCTTGTAACTCTTCTGAAAAGACCGAATCTGCTATGGAGGATACAGCGCCTCATGAGCATTCGGAATCATTTATCGGTTACCTTCACTTGAATGATTCTACACGTGTTCCATTCAACTTTGACTGGGATGAATCTTCTTTTGTGATCCATAATGGTGAAGAGACAATAGAAGCTACGGATATTAAGAGATCAAATGACAGTTTCTACATCAAGATGCCAGTTTTTCAAGCGGGAATAGAAGCCGAATTCCTCAATGATGAATGGAAGGGTGAATGGGTCAAATACGATACTGAAACCCCTTATCGCGTGCCATTCACAGCAATGATGAATGAAGCTCGTTTTGCAACGGGAAATCCATCTGAAAATAGCAAACTGCAATCGACCTACCGAGTAGAATTCCGCACGGGAACCGATAATCCGAAAGATGCTATCGGAGAATTTCAACAAGACGACGAAGGAATATTGTACGGTACCTTCCGCACAACGACTGGTGATTACCGCTATTTACAAGGGGCTGTTAACGGCAACACCTTCAACTTAAGCAAGTTTGATGGAACTTTGGCCTACCTCTTTACCGGAACAATAGATGGTGATACGCTTCGCGGAATGCACTACAGCGGCCTCACCTATGCCCAACCGTGGAAGGCTTGGATTGAACCAGGGTTTGAACTTCCTGATCCAACACAACTGACTCATCTAAAGGAAGGCTATACCTCTGTTTCATTTGAGGCAATCCATGCGAAAACCGACGAGACCTTTTCCTACAACTCTACTCAAAACACGGGTCCCGTTATCATCCAAATCATGGGAAGCTGGTGCCCGAATTGTATTGATGAAACTCAATACTTCAAAACCCTACACTCTCGATTTGCAGATAGAGGTCTGACTATTCTCGGACTCTCTTTTGAGCGTTCAGCAGATTACAAAGTAGCAAAGGGAACAATCGCCAAGATGGTAGCGGACCTCAATATTCCTTATGATGTATACTTTGCTGGTCGCGCGACAGGAGAAAGCATCGCAGAAGTACTACCGGCCATAGACAACTTCATGTCGTACCCTACATCCATCATCTTAGATGCGAACGGAAATGTCGTTTCTATTCACACAGGTTTTGCAGGCCCAGGCACCAGTAAATACGATGGATATGTAGAAGAAACCGACGCCCTCATTGAAAGTCTACTCATCAACTAG
- a CDS encoding ArnT family glycosyltransferase, with amino-acid sequence MGLFKRWSINLIFALAGLVYLLGMLVEIMDVDSAQYALISREMLESGNFLEVYLQGNNYLDKPPLLFWISALSFKLFGYANWSFRLGSVLFSAVGVISTYKLGNLLYNKRIGFLAALMLMSSQAFISMNQDVRTDTILASAVVLSVWQLTEFLYYKQKRNLVWGFVGIAIAMMTKGPIGLMVPILALGSYAIGRKRYRDLFKVEWLIGLGITLVLLLPMSYGLYTQFDQHPEKVLAFNSDAGVVRKDSVSGLKFYFWDQSFGRITGENVWSNNSGPDFFIHTFLWSFIPWSILAVWAIFWRVIVTTNDIIKGQKKQEWLTLGGFILPFIAFSLSQYKLPHYINVILPFAAIITSEFTLRVVYEKSKGWYRAAYIIQGLNILALILIYALCQFWFFPDTAVPWTIFGVFGLGTGVYFYWKGAAIDKLILSTLFCMLTANVYLNGQFYPELMKYQPSDRVAADIKRLNIDEDHFFVSFPPGGFSLAYYTGFNLTNIREESLDTTEFPRNSFYYGSNSELEMLREHGIDYQVIHTYPTFHVTKLSLQFLNPETRNEVVGQANLVKLLP; translated from the coding sequence ATGGGATTATTTAAAAGGTGGTCCATCAATCTCATCTTTGCCCTAGCTGGATTGGTCTACTTGTTAGGCATGCTAGTGGAAATAATGGATGTAGATTCTGCTCAGTATGCGCTGATAAGTAGAGAAATGCTGGAGTCGGGCAATTTCTTGGAAGTCTACCTTCAAGGGAATAATTATCTCGACAAACCCCCCTTGTTGTTCTGGATTTCGGCCCTTTCCTTCAAACTATTTGGATATGCCAATTGGTCGTTCCGATTGGGCAGTGTGCTATTTAGTGCTGTAGGTGTTATTTCAACCTACAAGCTTGGCAACCTGTTGTACAACAAACGTATAGGCTTTCTTGCAGCTTTGATGTTGATGAGCTCTCAAGCATTCATATCCATGAACCAAGACGTTCGTACGGATACGATTCTTGCTTCGGCTGTGGTGCTTTCGGTTTGGCAACTCACAGAATTCCTATACTACAAACAAAAGCGAAACCTCGTTTGGGGATTTGTGGGAATTGCTATCGCGATGATGACCAAAGGGCCCATCGGTTTGATGGTACCTATATTAGCTCTAGGTAGCTATGCCATTGGCAGAAAACGCTATCGCGATCTCTTCAAGGTGGAATGGTTGATCGGATTGGGGATTACACTGGTGCTACTCCTTCCGATGAGCTACGGTCTCTACACTCAATTTGACCAACACCCCGAAAAAGTTCTCGCCTTCAATAGTGATGCTGGCGTAGTTAGGAAGGATTCAGTAAGCGGACTCAAGTTCTACTTCTGGGATCAGAGTTTTGGGCGGATTACCGGAGAGAATGTTTGGTCGAATAATTCCGGCCCAGACTTTTTCATTCACACTTTCCTATGGAGCTTTATTCCTTGGTCGATTTTAGCTGTTTGGGCCATCTTTTGGCGTGTCATAGTAACGACAAACGACATCATCAAGGGTCAGAAAAAACAAGAGTGGTTAACCTTGGGTGGATTTATTCTTCCGTTTATCGCTTTCAGCTTATCCCAATACAAGTTACCCCATTACATCAATGTGATTCTTCCATTTGCGGCGATCATCACTTCTGAGTTTACCCTTCGAGTGGTGTATGAAAAATCCAAAGGATGGTACCGTGCGGCCTATATTATCCAAGGCTTAAACATTCTCGCATTGATTTTGATTTACGCCCTGTGTCAATTTTGGTTCTTTCCAGACACAGCTGTGCCCTGGACGATCTTTGGTGTATTTGGATTGGGAACAGGTGTTTACTTCTATTGGAAAGGAGCGGCAATTGACAAACTCATCCTCTCTACCCTATTCTGCATGCTAACGGCTAACGTGTACTTGAATGGTCAGTTCTATCCTGAATTGATGAAATACCAACCAAGTGATCGTGTTGCAGCTGATATCAAACGTTTAAATATTGATGAGGATCACTTCTTTGTATCCTTCCCTCCCGGTGGCTTTAGCTTGGCTTATTACACAGGCTTCAACCTGACCAATATTCGAGAAGAGAGTTTGGATACCACTGAATTCCCAAGAAACAGTTTCTACTACGGTAGTAACAGCGAATTAGAAATGTTGCGTGAACATGGAATCGATTATCAGGTTATTCATACCTATCCCACATTCCATGTCACAAAACTCAGTTTGCAATTCCTCAATCCAGAGACGCGAAACGAAGTTGTTGGACAGGCCAATTTGGTAAAGCTTCTTCCTTAA
- a CDS encoding phospho-sugar mutase, whose protein sequence is MSIDPNVLAKANSWLNDDAVDTDTKAIIQNWIHTESHELTEAFYKDLDFGTGGMRGIMGVGSNRINKYTLGQATQGLSNYLKESFSTSIKVAIAYDSRNNSSTLAREVAKVFAGNGIHVYLFEELRPTPELSFAVRHLECQAGIVLTASHNPKEYNGYKVYWNDGGQLVPPHDKAIIEQVRQVQLSEVFSSNDDAYITLIGEEVDRAYLDQIQQQSLGNSGKDQLKIVFTPLHGTSVTLMERALTLCGFKNVSVVEKQATPDGNFPTVKSPNPEEAEALSMAVDQAEREKADIVIGCDPDTDRVGIAVRDNEGKLVLLNGNQTGAVLFDYMLGTLSDKGKLPSNAFTAITIVTSDLMERIAQGYKVEVLRCLTGFKWIADLIRVNEGAKKFIVGGEESYGYMIGDFVRDKDAISATVLIAEAAAAALAKGSSYYNELMKIHKEHGYFQEKLISIVKTGKSGAEEIEKMMENFRSTPPKTLAEMPVIEVRDYQVGIITNTVTGKTSPTHMPSSNVIQFVNENGDIATARPSGTEPKIKFYFSVMRPWTTQSESEIQAELNRIIGKMTSELGVN, encoded by the coding sequence ATGTCAATTGACCCAAACGTACTGGCTAAAGCAAATAGCTGGCTGAATGACGACGCTGTTGATACGGATACAAAAGCCATCATACAGAATTGGATTCACACCGAATCCCATGAATTGACGGAAGCCTTCTATAAAGACCTCGACTTTGGAACAGGCGGAATGCGAGGTATTATGGGAGTGGGAAGCAATCGCATTAATAAGTACACCCTAGGTCAAGCCACTCAAGGTTTGTCGAATTACTTAAAGGAATCGTTCAGCACATCTATCAAGGTGGCCATTGCCTATGATTCCCGAAACAATAGCTCTACCCTGGCTCGTGAAGTAGCGAAGGTCTTTGCAGGAAATGGCATACACGTCTATCTATTCGAAGAACTCCGACCAACTCCAGAGTTGAGCTTTGCCGTTCGACATTTAGAATGTCAGGCGGGTATTGTACTTACCGCTTCTCACAATCCAAAAGAATACAACGGTTACAAGGTGTATTGGAATGATGGTGGTCAACTGGTTCCTCCTCACGATAAAGCGATTATTGAGCAAGTTCGCCAAGTCCAACTTTCAGAAGTATTTTCATCCAATGATGACGCATATATCACTCTGATTGGTGAAGAAGTAGACCGTGCGTATTTGGATCAAATCCAACAGCAATCACTAGGCAACTCCGGAAAAGATCAACTAAAAATAGTTTTCACTCCACTGCATGGAACTTCCGTTACATTGATGGAACGCGCACTGACTTTATGCGGTTTCAAAAATGTATCCGTCGTGGAGAAACAAGCCACTCCTGACGGCAACTTCCCTACGGTGAAGTCTCCTAACCCTGAAGAAGCGGAGGCCTTAAGCATGGCTGTGGATCAAGCAGAACGAGAAAAGGCCGACATCGTGATTGGATGTGATCCAGACACGGATCGAGTAGGTATTGCCGTACGCGACAACGAAGGTAAATTGGTTCTCTTGAACGGCAATCAAACAGGCGCGGTCCTCTTTGATTACATGTTGGGCACTCTGAGTGATAAGGGAAAACTACCGAGCAATGCATTCACTGCCATCACCATTGTAACCAGTGATTTGATGGAACGCATTGCCCAAGGTTACAAAGTAGAGGTTCTTCGCTGTTTAACTGGATTTAAATGGATTGCCGATTTGATTCGCGTCAATGAAGGTGCAAAGAAGTTCATCGTAGGAGGCGAAGAGAGTTATGGCTATATGATTGGCGATTTTGTTCGCGACAAGGATGCCATTTCCGCAACAGTTCTCATTGCAGAAGCTGCCGCAGCCGCATTGGCTAAGGGAAGTTCGTACTACAACGAGTTGATGAAGATTCACAAAGAACACGGCTACTTCCAAGAAAAACTCATTTCGATCGTAAAGACTGGAAAGTCAGGGGCAGAGGAAATCGAAAAAATGATGGAAAACTTCCGATCTACTCCGCCTAAAACACTCGCCGAAATGCCAGTTATAGAGGTGCGCGATTATCAAGTGGGAATCATTACAAACACGGTAACTGGCAAAACCTCTCCCACTCACATGCCTTCGAGTAATGTGATTCAATTTGTAAACGAAAACGGTGATATCGCCACGGCACGACCGAGTGGAACAGAACCTAAAATCAAGTTCTATTTCTCTGTCATGCGACCTTGGACCACTCAATCGGAATCGGAAATTCAAGCAGAATTGAATCGCATTATTGGCAAAATGACTTCCGAATTAGGAGTAAACTAA
- a CDS encoding head GIN domain-containing protein has translation MKRLITLTIALTLSVLAFGQTVRETLEVSTFNRLEVSGAYRVFIRQGPTQEVVAIGSEDAIDGLKVEVSNGQLEISTRGFLNTSNSDVRLFITVTQLKSISISGAVSLEAKNRIDGSDLDIEASGAADMDLKVDMSNVKVSASGAAEINLEGRARSCQIELSGSSSLDAEEWLVSRMSIEISGASSADVHAIETLEVEASGASSVTYRGNPTVDSDISYASSLTKK, from the coding sequence ATGAAAAGGCTCATTACTCTTACCATCGCCCTAACCTTAAGCGTTCTCGCTTTTGGGCAAACGGTCCGTGAGACATTAGAAGTTTCAACTTTTAATCGCCTCGAAGTTTCGGGTGCGTATCGTGTATTCATTCGTCAAGGTCCCACCCAAGAAGTGGTAGCCATTGGCTCGGAAGATGCCATTGACGGATTGAAGGTGGAAGTCAGCAACGGACAACTTGAAATATCCACGCGGGGGTTTCTAAACACATCAAATTCTGATGTCCGTTTGTTCATTACAGTTACTCAACTCAAGTCCATTTCTATTAGCGGTGCTGTTTCGTTGGAAGCTAAAAACCGCATTGATGGAAGTGATTTAGATATCGAAGCCTCTGGAGCTGCCGATATGGATCTGAAGGTGGACATGAGCAATGTGAAAGTATCGGCAAGTGGCGCTGCGGAAATCAACCTTGAAGGAAGAGCTCGATCATGCCAAATTGAACTTTCAGGATCATCGAGTTTAGATGCCGAAGAATGGCTAGTAAGCCGTATGTCTATTGAAATTAGTGGTGCATCTAGTGCCGATGTTCACGCTATAGAAACCCTTGAAGTTGAAGCTTCTGGAGCAAGTAGTGTTACCTACAGAGGAAACCCCACCGTGGATTCCGATATTTCCTATGCTTCCAGCTTAACCAAAAAATAG